Within the Flavobacterium sp. 9R genome, the region AATAAATTCCAAACAAACTGTTACAAACAAAATAAGGAGCCATATGAAAAAAGTAAACAAAATTGCATTCATTATCCTATTTGGATTTTTAGTAACCAATTGCCAAAACGAAGAAATAAATTCACCAACATCCCAAAGTGAAGCCATTGTACCAAATCCAAAAGCACCAAATCAAAACCTAACAGCCAAAACAGTTAGCGGAACGGTGCCCTCACACGACCCAAGTACCATCGTAAAAAGCGGGGTAAATTATTATGTGTTTACTACAGGAGACAACATTCCTATGACCTACTCTACCAATTTAACCAATTGGACATGGGGAACTTCTGTTTTTACGAGTACTCCAAGTTGGATTACAAGCTATGTTCCAGGATTTACCAAAACTTTTTGGGCTCCCGATGTTGCTTGGTTTAATAACCGTTGGAACATGTACTATTCGTGCTCTACATTTGGTTCAGCCACTTCAGCAATCGGATTAGTAACAGCGCCTTCTATTTCACAAAGTGCTGGAACAAAATGGACCGATAGAGGTATGGTGGTTGCTTCTTCCTCTTCTTCGGATGTCAATGCAATAGATCCATCGATTTTAGTAGATGGTTCAAATGTGTATATGGCTTATGGTTCATGGCATGCGGGTATTGGAGTGATTCAAATTAATCCTTCGACAGGTAAAACAACTGGTAGCAGAACAATTGTTGCAGGAGGAAACGGTGCCAGCTGGGAAGCTCCTTGCTTAATCAAAGAAGGAAGTTATTATTATTTATTTGTAAATAGAGGTTCATGCTGTAACGGAGTAAACAGCACTTACTACATTGTTGTAGGCCGTTCTACGAGTCCATTTGGCCCATTTGTTGACAAAAATGGAGTCTCTTTAAAAAACGGAGGCGGCACTACTGTTTTAGCCACTCAAGGCAATTATATTGGCCCAGGTCATTTGTCTAGAATTGTTGGAACTCAAAAAGGCTCAGTTCATTATTACGATGGTGCAGACAGCGGAAATCCAAAACTTGAAATTGTTTATTTTACTTGGTCAGGAGGTTGGCCAACACTTTCTTATTAAATTCAGAAGAAACCCAAAGCCTCCATTCTTCATAAAGCCTATTACCATGAAAAAATCATTAGTACTACTTTTTGCCCTTACCCTATCTAGTTCCTTTGTTTTGGCACAAAATAAAGTGACTGTCGTTACATTACAAAACACCAAAGAATCACCTACAATTAGCAAACACATTTATGGTCATTTTGCAGAGCACCTAGGACGATCCATTTATGGTGGTTTTTTTGTTGGCGACACGTCCAAAATACCAAATACTAACGGAGTTAGAAATGATATTATAAAAGCCTTAAAAGAACTTCAAATTCCAAATTTAAGATGGCCTGGCGGTTGTTTTGCTGATACCTACCACTGGAAAGATGGTATTGGTCCAAAAGAACAAAGACCTACCATTGTTAATAAATGGTGGGGAGGCACTACCGAAGACAATAGCTTTGGAACTCACGATTTCCTCAACCTATGTGAAGCACTTGGAGCAGAACCCTATCTTTCTGGTAATGTAGGAAGTGGTACTGTCCAAGAATTAGCAGATTGGGTACAATACACCAACTTTAGCGGAAAAAGCCCGATGAGTGATTTGCGTCAAAAAAATGGTAGAACAGCCCCTTGGAAAGTTAAATTTTGGGGAATAGGTAATGAAGCATGGGGTTGTGGTGGTAATATGACCGCTGAATATTATGCAGGTGAATATAGAAAGTATGCCACCTTTATGTCTGATTGGGAAAATACTGGAGGCATTACACGTATTGCCTCTGGCTCCAATAGTGCCGATTATAATTGGACTGAAGTTTTAATGAAAAACATCCCACTGAATATGCTTGGCGGAGTAGGTGTTCATCACTATGCAGTAATCGATTGGAATAAAAAAGGAGACGGTGTTGATTTTACAGAAAATCAATATTTCCAAACCATGAAATCGGCACTAAAAATGGAAGAATTAGTGACCAAACATGGCGCTATTATGGACAAATACGATCCTGAGAAAAAAGTAGCCATTATGGTTGATGAGTGGGGAGCTTGGTACGAGGTAGAAAAAGGAACCAATCCTGGATTCTTGTACCAACAAAACACAATGCGAGATGCTGTTTTAGCTGGAGCTACCCTTAATATTTTTAACAATCATGCCGATAGAGTACGTATGGCCAACTTAGCCCAATGTGTCAATGTATTACAAGCTGTGATCCTAACAGATAAGGCCAAAATGATTTTAACGCCTACCTATCACGTAATGAAAATGTATAGCGTACACCAAGAAGCTAAATTGATACCTGTAACATTTCAATCACCAAACTATACTTTCAATGGAGAATCCCTTCCTGCAGTATCCGTATCGGCTTCAAAAAACAACAACGGTACTATTCATATTTCGCTAGTAAATCTAGACACTAAGAACAAAAATACCATTGAAATTGCAGTAAATGAACTTGGAGTAAAAAACTTCACAGGAACGATACTAAGCTCCGCTAAATTACAAGACTATAACAGTTTTGATACTCCAAATAAAATTACTACCAATACATTCAAAGGGTTCGAAAACAAAAATGGAAAACTTCAAATCACCATTCCTCCATTCGCTGTAGTGGTTTTAGAAGGAAAATAAAAGCTGAAAGTCATGAAGAAAGCAACTGCATTTGTAAAAAACACCATTCAACTAGGCCTGTTTATACTAATCATAACTATGGTTAGTTGCTCTAAAGATGATCCCACAACAACGGATCCATCGACAACTCCTACGCCTACACCAAATCCTACGCCATCTACATTTGCTGGTCCTACTTACCCAGATAATTATACGGCAAACGCTTCATGGGGCAATCGTTTACAATGGAACTTGGCCAATGTACATGATCCATCAGTAGAGAAAAGTGGAGAATACTATTATATGTACCAAACCGATGCTTCCTATGGAAATGCACACGAAGGCAATGGTCACTTTTTTTACAGACGTTCCAAAGATTTGATCAATTGGGAATTTATGGGTGCAGCAATGACACAAGCTCCTGCTTGGGTAAAGGATTCCTTAAACAACAAAAGAGCTAGAATGAATCCCGCTTTACCGGCAATTACCAATCCAAGTTATGGATTTTGGGCACCATGTGTAAGAAAGGTAGGCAATGTGTACCGAATGTATTATAGTATAGTCGTAACCAATCCAATTGTTGGTACTGATACCAATACCTCTTGGACAGAGCGTGCTTTTATTGGCCTTGCCGAAACAAGTGATTTGGCCTCTAATAATTGGACCGATAAAGGTATGGTCGTTTGTTCAGAACCCGATGGTGTAAAAAGTTATGTTAGAAATGGTGGAAATGATTGGGATGCCTATTTCAAATTTAATGCTATCGATCCAAGTTTTATTCAAACTCCCGAAGGCGAACAATACCTTGTTTATGGTTCTTGGCACTCAGGAATTGCTGCTGTAAAACTAAATCCAGCTACTGGAAAACCATTTCAACTCAAAACAATAGATGATTATGGTGTTCGAATTGCTGGTCGTGGCAATGTAAACACCAATCGTTGGCAAGCGCTAGAAGGTCCAGAAATTATCTATAATCCAGACACACAATATTACTATTTATTTCTAGCCTACGATGAACTTTCGGTAGCCTACAATACTCG harbors:
- a CDS encoding arabinan endo-1,5-alpha-L-arabinosidase gives rise to the protein MKKVNKIAFIILFGFLVTNCQNEEINSPTSQSEAIVPNPKAPNQNLTAKTVSGTVPSHDPSTIVKSGVNYYVFTTGDNIPMTYSTNLTNWTWGTSVFTSTPSWITSYVPGFTKTFWAPDVAWFNNRWNMYYSCSTFGSATSAIGLVTAPSISQSAGTKWTDRGMVVASSSSSDVNAIDPSILVDGSNVYMAYGSWHAGIGVIQINPSTGKTTGSRTIVAGGNGASWEAPCLIKEGSYYYLFVNRGSCCNGVNSTYYIVVGRSTSPFGPFVDKNGVSLKNGGGTTVLATQGNYIGPGHLSRIVGTQKGSVHYYDGADSGNPKLEIVYFTWSGGWPTLSY
- a CDS encoding alpha-N-arabinofuranosidase, which produces MKKSLVLLFALTLSSSFVLAQNKVTVVTLQNTKESPTISKHIYGHFAEHLGRSIYGGFFVGDTSKIPNTNGVRNDIIKALKELQIPNLRWPGGCFADTYHWKDGIGPKEQRPTIVNKWWGGTTEDNSFGTHDFLNLCEALGAEPYLSGNVGSGTVQELADWVQYTNFSGKSPMSDLRQKNGRTAPWKVKFWGIGNEAWGCGGNMTAEYYAGEYRKYATFMSDWENTGGITRIASGSNSADYNWTEVLMKNIPLNMLGGVGVHHYAVIDWNKKGDGVDFTENQYFQTMKSALKMEELVTKHGAIMDKYDPEKKVAIMVDEWGAWYEVEKGTNPGFLYQQNTMRDAVLAGATLNIFNNHADRVRMANLAQCVNVLQAVILTDKAKMILTPTYHVMKMYSVHQEAKLIPVTFQSPNYTFNGESLPAVSVSASKNNNGTIHISLVNLDTKNKNTIEIAVNELGVKNFTGTILSSAKLQDYNSFDTPNKITTNTFKGFENKNGKLQITIPPFAVVVLEGK
- a CDS encoding arabinan endo-1,5-alpha-L-arabinosidase, translated to MKKATAFVKNTIQLGLFILIITMVSCSKDDPTTTDPSTTPTPTPNPTPSTFAGPTYPDNYTANASWGNRLQWNLANVHDPSVEKSGEYYYMYQTDASYGNAHEGNGHFFYRRSKDLINWEFMGAAMTQAPAWVKDSLNNKRARMNPALPAITNPSYGFWAPCVRKVGNVYRMYYSIVVTNPIVGTDTNTSWTERAFIGLAETSDLASNNWTDKGMVVCSEPDGVKSYVRNGGNDWDAYFKFNAIDPSFIQTPEGEQYLVYGSWHSGIAAVKLNPATGKPFQLKTIDDYGVRIAGRGNVNTNRWQALEGPEIIYNPDTQYYYLFLAYDELSVAYNTRVARSKNILGPYVTISGQSVTTGAETWPIVTHPYSFNNHTGWVGFGHCAVFQDPTSKQWYYASQARLPEGVAGIAVSNAVMMGHVREIEWTPDGWPVVTPERYAGVPKTSITEANIIGTWEFITMNYQYKTMQKAVTVYMTADKKVSGGVTGTWAYDSSTKILTFNGNKCIVKDAWDWEASTRKVTLTFTGLNSGGQSLWGKKSN